In Raphanus sativus cultivar WK10039 chromosome 5, ASM80110v3, whole genome shotgun sequence, the following proteins share a genomic window:
- the LOC108858507 gene encoding uncharacterized protein LOC108858507, whose protein sequence is MDKSWIYKPRLSEAYIDGVDVFLEFAFGNIQVEKLKCPCNRCSLYTPRTRIEIRDHLICYGFMQSYTNWVLHGEKIELPEINNQLGGEIHTDPISRDESMTHLLNDLFPNITNHSTNGEVPPVDVDEPVNNNTDEPSTANHGVKFDEKLGEYCEELYPGCTKFTRLSFILKLYHIKCLCGISDKGISMVVELIKEAFPVAKLPDTFRDMKKVIRNLGLSYQSIDVCPNHCMLYWEENASREKCDVCQLSRWKESTTRKKAGGDVPDTSGVPAGGDVPESSASVSQKKEKKKRKIPAMILRYFPLKPRLQRLFMSSKTASDMTWHSTAANTDGKIRHPKDGKAWKSFDSRFPDFAADPRNVRLGLASDGFNPFGSMSLSYSIWPVVLFAYNLPPWISMNRTSMIMSMLIRGKKGPGNDIDVFLQPLIKELKEFWSDGVSTLDASTKETFNMRAAVMWTVNDFPAFGALSGWNTYTTLACPSCNYDSVEHRLRFGGKNCFMGHRRYLPLSHRFRQSKEAFDGTVETRTPPPTPSGSTIKRQQENVNVIFGKKVDAAGKKRSRAEMENSNDQQWKKKSIFFELPYWEFHHLRHNLDVMHIEKNVFDNIIYTLLDDKDRSKDNLKARKDLREMGIQAEQWPDAEGKYAAGRFTLDNKGKTLFLSVFKNVKLPDGYASNVSRCINVQTRKISGLKSHDSHVIMRDLLPIAVRNLLPEDVVSAIINLCRFFRDISSRVLDDSELDKLQESIALTLCQLEMIFPPSFFTVMVHLTVHLVEEAREGGPVVYRWMYPIERILGYFKSYVRNRAKPEGSICEQYLADECVTFCSMYLEDIETRFNRVGRVDDRPAVDENQRPASELQRSFPLIGRFVGAADTISYASSRDQNPISGELAYYGKLVEVLEINYYDRFKAVLFKCQWADTRNNRGFKQDRYGHSMVNFSRLLHTGLDEEDEPYILASQAEMVYYVEDQCENGWHVAVKVKPRDLYEMGEQNV, encoded by the exons ATGGATAAGTCTTGGATTTACAAACCACGGTTATCTGAAGCATATATTGATGGAGTCGATGTTTTCTTAGAGTTTGCTTTTGGTAACATTCAAGTGGAGAAGTTAAAATGTCCGTGTAACCGGTGTTCGCTCTACACACCTAGGACCAGAATAGAGATTAGGGATCATCTTATCTGTTATGGATTTATGCAATCATACACTAACTGGGTCCTACATGGTGAGAAAATTGAGCTACCTGAAATTAATAATCAACTCGGTGGTGAGATACACACCGATCCAATTTCAAGAGACGAGTCTATGACACATCTCTTGAATGACTTGTTCCCTAACATCACTAACCATTCTACCAACGGAGAAGTGCCACCAGTAGACGTTGATGAGCCTGTAAACAACAACACCGATGAGCCTTCTACAGCTAATCATGGAGTAAAGTTTGATGAAAAGCTAGGTGAGTATTGTGAAGAACTTTACCCTGGGTGTACAAAGTTCACAAGGCTCTCATTTATCTTAAAGCTCTACCATATTAAGTGTCTTTGTGGGATCAGCGATAAGGGGATATCAATGGTGGTTGAGTTGATAAAAGAAGCTTTTCCAGTTGCGAAATTACCAGACACCTTCAGAGACATGAAGAAGGTCATTCGTAACCTAGGTTTATCATATCAGTCCATAGACGTTTGTCCAAACCATTGTATGCTTTACTGGGAAGAGAATGCTAGTAGGGAGAAGTGTGATGTGTGTCAGTTGTCAAGATGGAAAGAAAGTACAACAAGAAAAAAGGCTGGAGGTGATGTACCAGATACTTCAGGAGTACCAGCTGGAGGTGATGTACCAGAGTCATCTGCGTCAGTTAGTCagaaaaaggagaagaaaaagagaaagatacCAGCAATGATCTTAAGATATTTTCCTTTGAAGCCACGTTTGCAACGACTTTTTATGTCCTCCAAGACCGCTTCTGACATGACTTGGCATTCAACGGCTGCTAATACTGATGGTAAAATTAGGCATCCTAAGGATGGAAAGGCTTGGAAGTCATTTGATTCACGCTTTCCTGATTTCGCAGCAGATCCTAGAAATGTCAGACTAGGATTAGCATCAGATGGTTTCAATCCTTTCGGTTCTATGAGTTTAAGTTACAGTATATGGCCAGTAGTCTTGTTCGCTTACAATCTTCCTCCTTGGATATCAATGAACCGGACCTCTATGATTATGTCCATGCTAATTCGTGGAAAAAAAGGTCCTGGGAATGATATAGATGTCTTTTTACAACCTCTCATCAAGGAGTTGAAAGAGTTCTGGTCTGATGGAGTCAGCACTTTAGACGCTTCAACGAAAGAAACATTTAATATGCGTGCTGCTGTGATGTGGACTGTGAATGATTTCCCGGCGTTTGGAGCATTGTCTGGCTGGAATACGTACACCACTTTGGCATGCCCCTCCTGTAACTACGACTCAGTAGAACATAGGTTACGATTTGGTGGGAAAAATTGTTTCATGGGCCATCGGAGATATTTGCCATTAAGTCATAGATTCCGCCAAAGTAAAGAAGCATTCGACGGAACAGTGGAAACTAGAACTCCACCACCTACACCATCGGGCTCTACCATTAAAAGACAACAAGAAAATGTTAATGTTATATTCGGGAAGAAAGTAGATGCAGctggaaaaaaaagaagcagagCTGAGATGGAAAACTCAAATGATCAACAATGGAAGAAGAAAAGCATCTTTTTTGAGTTGCCTTATTGGGAGTTTCATCACCTGCGTCACAATTTGGACGTAATGCACATTGAGAAGAATGTGTTTGACAATATTATCTACACATTACTAGATGATAAGGACAGGTCAAAAGACAATTTGAAGGCTAGAAAAGATCTCCGTGAAATGGGTATACAAGCAGAGCAATGGCCTGATGCTGAAGGCAAGTATGCAGCTGGAAGGTTCACTTTAGACAACAAGGGAAAAACATTGTTCttaagtgtttttaaaaatgtaaagcTCCCAGATGGTTATGCGTCTAATGTATCAAGGTGTATCAATGTGCAGACTCGAAAGATATCAGGACTTAAAAGTCATGACAGTCATGTCATAATGAGAGATTTGTTGCCAATAGCTGTTCGTAATTTGTTGCCAGAGGATGTAGTATCTGCAATCATTAACCTTTGTAGATTTTTCAGAGATATATCCTCAAGAGTTCTTGATGACAGTGAGCTAGATAAGTTGCAAGAGTCGATTGCACTGACTTTGTGCCAGTTGGAGATGATTTTTCCTCCTTCCTTTTTCACGGTTATGGTGCATCTAACTGTCCATCTCGttgaagaagcaagagaagGTGGGCCTGTCGTTTATCGTTGGATGTATCCTATAGAAAG AATATTAGGATATTTCAAGTCATATGTGAGGAACCGAGCCAAACCAGAAGGGTCGATATGTGAGCAGTATTTGGCCGACGAGTGTGTGACATTCTGTTCTATGTATCTTGAAGACATAGAGACCAGATTTAATAGAGTTGGACGAGTAGATGATCGTCCTGCAGTGGATGAGAACCAGAGACCAGCCTCAGAACTACAAAGGAGTTTCCCACTAATAGGTAGATTTGTTGGTGCTG CTGATACTATTAGTTATGCTAGTAGTCGTGACCAGAACCCAATATCAGGCGAGTTGGCTTACTATGGCAAGTTAGTAGAAGTTCTTGAGATTAACTACTATGATAGGTTTAAAGCTGTTCTTTTCAAGTGTCAATGGGCTGATACTAGGAATAACAGAGGGTTCAAACAAGATAGATATGGTCACAGCATGGTGAATTTTTCTCGTCTGTTACACACTGGtcttgatgaagaagatgaacctTACATCTTGGCTTCTCAAGCGGAAATGGTTTACTATGTAGAAGATCAATGCGAGAATGGATGGCATGTTGCTGTAAAAGTCAAACCTAGAGACTTATATGAAATGGGTGAACAAAATGTATAG
- the LOC108858509 gene encoding LOW QUALITY PROTEIN: glycine-rich cell wall structural protein 1 (The sequence of the model RefSeq protein was modified relative to this genomic sequence to represent the inferred CDS: inserted 1 base in 1 codon): MEPKNVTCLIISLVLLHLSMECVLGDGXVVDPARYRDDDCRWGRRCGGRGRFGRGGGGGFGGGGGRGGGGGIGGGAGHGGGFGAGGGVGGGAGGGIGGGGGAGGGGGGGIGGGSGHGGGFGAGGGVGGGAGGGIGGGGGAGGGGCGGIGGGSGHGGGFGAGGGVGGGAGGGLGGGGGAGGGGGGGVGGGSGHGGGFGAGGGVGGGAGGGIGGGGGAGGGGSGSGFGAGGGVGGGVGAGGGVGGGGGAGGGGGGGVGGGSGHGGGFGAGGGVGGGGGFGGGGGGGGGGGGGGGGGAGGGSGHGGGFGAGGGVGGGAGVGVGGGGGLGGGGGGGGGVGGGSGHGGGFGAGGGIGGGAGGGHGIGHGGGGGFGIGIGIGVGVGGGSGQGSGSGSGSGGGRHR, from the exons ATGGAACCTAAGAATGTTACATGTTTGATTATTTCTTTAGTTTTGCTTCATTTGAGTATGGAATGTGTTCTTGGGGATG CTGTGGTGGATCCTGCGAGGTATAGGGACGATGATTGTAGGTGGGGCAGGAGGTGTGGTGGACGTGGCCGGTTTGGACGCGGTGGCGGTGGAGGTTTCGGAGGAGGTGGAGGTagaggtggtggtggcggtATCGGGGGTGGTGCAGGACACGGTGGAGGTTTTGGAGCTGGAGGTGGAGTCGGCGGCGGAGCAGGAGGAGGAattggtggtggaggtggagctggtggcggtggaggaggaggtATTGGTGGTGGCTCAGGTCATGGTGGAGGATTTGGAGCGGGAGGAGGAGTTGGTGGAGGAGCTGGTGGGGGGattggtggtggaggtggagctGGTGGCGGTGGATGTGGGGGTATTGGAGGTGGTTCCGGCCATGGTGGTGGATTTGGAGCTGGAGGAGGAGTTGGTGGTGGAGCCGGTGGAGGATtaggtggtggaggtggagctGGTGGCGGTGGAGGAGGCGGTGTTGGAGGTGGTTCCGGACATGGTGGCGGATTTGGAGCAGGAGGAGGAGTTGGTGGTGGAGCTGGAGGAGGAATCGGGGGTGGAGGTGGAGCTGGTGGAGGTGGTTCCGGTAGTGGATTTGGAGCAGGTGGAGGTGTAGGTGGTGGGGTTGGTGCAGGTGGAGgagttggtggtggtggaggagctGGCGGGGGTGGAGGCGGTGGTGTTGGGGGAGGATCCGGCCATGGTGGTGGATTTGGAGCGGGAGGAGGAgtcggtggtggtggaggatttggtggtggaggtggtggcggcggaggaggtggaggaggtggaggcgGTGGTGCTGGTGGTGGATCTGGTCATGGTGGTGGTTTTGGAGCTGGAGGGGGAGTTGGTGGTGGAGCGGGAGTGGGTGTTGGGGGAGGCGGTGGActaggtggtggtggaggaggtggaggtggtGTGGGCGGTGGATCTGGACATGGTGGTGGATTTGGTGCTGGAGGAGGCATTGGTGGCGGTGCTGGTGGAGGTCATGGGATAGGACATGGTGGAGGAGGAGGCTTCGGGATTGGAATAGGAATTGGTGTTGGGGTTGGTGGAGGCTCCGGTCAAGGTTCTGGCAGCGGAAGCGGTAGTGGCGGTGGCAGGCACCGTTAA